From Streptomyces dangxiongensis, one genomic window encodes:
- a CDS encoding IS5 family transposase (programmed frameshift) — translation MGSGRWGWIVPDGLWEIAKPLLPPARARPQGGGVANIDDEAVFAAIIYVLVSGCAWRALPPCFGASKSTVHRRFAIWSRAGVWGRLHQKVLQLLDERDLVDLSRTVLESAHVRAKKGGELAGPSPVDRSKPGSKMHVLSDANGLPLRVGLSAANTHDSLALKPMLSHFHMGHESHATDSKPQRLHADKAYDVPHLRRWLWGKHIGVRIARKGIDSSERLGRRRWVIERTMSWLTGYRRLNHRYERKPGNYLAFLGLAAALCCYKRLLKLAM, via the exons ATGGGGAGTGGACGGTGGGGATGGATCGTTCCGGACGGCTTGTGGGAGATCGCGAAGCCGTTGCTGCCGCCGGCGCGGGCCCGGCCGCAAGGGGGCGGTGTCGCGAACATCGATGATGAGGCGGTCTTCGCCGCGATCATCTACGTGCTGGTCAGCGGCTGCGCCTGGCGGGCACTGCCGCCGTGCTTCGGAGCGTCGAAGTCGACCGTGCACCGCCGCTTCGCCATCTGGTCTCGTGCTGGAGTCTGGGGACGCCTGCATCAGAAGGTGCTGCAGCTTCTGGACGAGCGGGACTTGGTCGACCTGTCCCGTACGGTCCTCGAATCCGCGCACGTGAGGGCTAAAAAAG GGGGCGAACTTGCAGGCCCGAGCCCCGTGGACCGGAGTAAGCCCGGTTCCAAGATGCACGTCCTGTCCGACGCGAACGGACTGCCCTTACGCGTCGGACTCTCCGCGGCCAACACCCACGACAGCCTCGCCCTGAAGCCCATGCTGTCCCACTTCCACATGGGACACGAATCCCACGCGACCGATTCCAAGCCTCAGCGGCTTCACGCGGACAAAGCCTACGACGTACCTCACCTGCGGCGATGGTTATGGGGCAAGCACATCGGCGTCCGCATCGCCCGCAAGGGCATCGACTCAAGTGAACGGCTCGGCCGACGCAGATGGGTCATCGAGCGCACCATGTCCTGGCTGACCGGCTACCGCCGACTCAACCACCGCTACGAACGGAAACCAGGCAACTACCTGGCCTTCCTCGGACTGGCAGCCGCCCTGTGCTGCTACAAACGGCTCCTCAAACTGGCCATGTAG
- a CDS encoding DUF2399 domain-containing protein, with product METGPPGCDLWSSMMRARSDIGLATHLTMHELRTAADGVLLTAPETTVRWCENPQVLQAAARHGLPGILVCGSGNPSSAGWELLRRLLKDGAQVLYHGDFDWPGITIAERVLRLGAHPWRLSAADYLDALAELPTDRLAPLAGDPVATPWDPDLGQAMSQRGLAVHEEALLRRLLPDLSG from the coding sequence GTGGAGACTGGCCCGCCCGGGTGTGACCTCTGGTCGTCGATGATGCGTGCCCGCAGCGACATCGGCCTGGCCACCCATCTGACCATGCATGAATTGCGGACCGCCGCCGACGGCGTGCTGCTGACCGCACCGGAGACGACCGTGCGCTGGTGCGAGAACCCGCAAGTTCTGCAGGCGGCCGCGCGTCATGGGCTCCCCGGAATCCTGGTATGCGGGAGTGGGAACCCCTCGAGCGCTGGATGGGAGTTACTGCGGCGGCTTCTCAAGGATGGCGCGCAGGTCCTCTACCACGGCGACTTCGACTGGCCAGGTATCACGATCGCCGAGCGGGTGCTCCGGCTGGGGGCTCACCCGTGGCGCTTGAGCGCTGCCGACTACCTCGATGCACTCGCCGAACTGCCCACAGACCGTCTCGCCCCTCTGGCCGGGGATCCCGTCGCAACCCCGTGGGACCCGGATCTTGGGCAAGCGATGAGCCAGCGGGGCCTTGCCGTGCACGAGGAAGCGCTTTTACGCCGGCTTCTTCCCGACCTCTCTGGCTAA
- a CDS encoding ImmA/IrrE family metallo-endopeptidase, whose protein sequence is SALAARTRTRADATQDGARAAALRHAEVVDALAGFDYRIDLPPLPATPADGSLIKQGAELAREAETMIGRSPRGVTARALAEQWEQTFGLVAAAVELPDGLDGLSWDSGDFRLILVARTHLWTRQRFTLAHELGHILAGDAVERPLAEHVTPSTDQALAEVRANAFAAELLMPRSELLETVTAHARLDKQALLSLSWEYLVSPSAMATRLHALEIISDDERRQWSACTTRMAALHTGDPGPHMQYAQQADDGWYSTRLAKLAISAYVHGDISIRLVATVTGMDPDQLLDLFHPGPDTLDDGPHGTSATSPAELAFSP, encoded by the coding sequence CTCAGCCCTGGCCGCGCGTACCCGGACACGGGCGGACGCGACGCAGGACGGCGCCAGAGCAGCCGCATTGCGTCACGCCGAGGTGGTGGACGCACTCGCCGGCTTCGACTACCGCATCGACCTTCCCCCTCTGCCCGCCACTCCCGCCGACGGCAGCCTGATCAAGCAAGGCGCGGAGCTGGCGAGGGAGGCCGAAACCATGATCGGCCGCAGTCCGCGCGGTGTCACGGCACGCGCCCTGGCCGAGCAGTGGGAGCAGACCTTCGGACTTGTGGCGGCGGCTGTCGAACTGCCCGACGGTCTGGACGGCCTGTCCTGGGATTCCGGGGACTTCCGTCTCATTCTTGTCGCCCGCACCCACCTGTGGACCCGTCAACGTTTCACCCTCGCCCACGAACTGGGCCACATCCTGGCAGGGGACGCCGTCGAACGCCCCCTCGCCGAACACGTCACACCCAGTACCGACCAAGCTCTGGCGGAAGTCCGGGCCAACGCCTTCGCAGCCGAACTGCTCATGCCGCGCTCGGAGTTGCTCGAGACCGTCACAGCACATGCCCGCCTGGACAAACAGGCACTGCTGTCGCTCTCCTGGGAATACCTGGTCTCCCCCAGCGCCATGGCGACCCGGCTGCATGCTTTGGAGATCATCAGCGACGACGAACGCCGTCAGTGGTCGGCATGCACGACCCGTATGGCAGCCCTGCACACCGGAGACCCGGGCCCGCACATGCAGTACGCCCAGCAGGCCGATGACGGCTGGTACTCCACCCGCCTGGCCAAACTGGCCATCTCCGCCTACGTGCACGGAGACATCAGCATCCGCCTCGTTGCCACGGTGACCGGGATGGACCCCGACCAGCTGCTGGACCTGTTCCATCCAGGTCCCGACACGCTGGACGACGGGCCGCACGGCACCTCGGCCACCAGCCCTGCAGAACTGGCATTCTCCCCGTGA
- a CDS encoding SbcC/MukB-like Walker B domain-containing protein has product MRRDISVLRDAETEELIDRLKTLVDESYGRDPEAGYATHLRMALDYRTWHVMDAIITGPERGQERKISRRAKLSQGETRFVSYVTLFAAADAYLKSLPDTGLALRLILLDDAFAKVDQRTIGELMALLVRLDLDFVMTGHALWGFFADVPQMDTYEVRRDEGTAAVTTHVHWDGHTRHLQTVS; this is encoded by the coding sequence ATGCGGCGTGACATCAGTGTGCTGCGCGACGCGGAGACCGAGGAACTCATCGACCGTCTCAAGACGCTGGTCGACGAGTCCTACGGCCGCGACCCCGAGGCCGGGTATGCCACCCACCTGCGCATGGCGCTCGACTACCGCACCTGGCACGTCATGGACGCCATCATCACCGGACCTGAGCGGGGCCAGGAACGCAAGATCAGCCGCCGGGCCAAACTCTCCCAGGGCGAAACACGTTTCGTGTCGTATGTGACTCTCTTCGCCGCCGCCGACGCCTACCTCAAGAGCCTGCCCGACACCGGCTTGGCACTGAGGCTGATCCTGCTGGACGACGCCTTCGCCAAGGTCGACCAACGCACCATCGGTGAACTGATGGCTCTCCTGGTGCGTCTGGACCTCGACTTCGTGATGACTGGACACGCTTTATGGGGGTTCTTCGCCGATGTCCCACAGATGGACACCTACGAGGTACGGCGGGATGAGGGAACCGCTGCTGTGACCACCCACGTCCACTGGGACGGCCACACCCGTCACCTTCAGACGGTCTCATGA
- a CDS encoding SMI1/KNR4 family protein, translating into MWRELASEFPDADIELQEPATPDALTAIEEQLGQPLPAPLRELLTETDGIEANYGTEVIWTAEKILEENLSFRGNEQFRNLYMPFDALMFFGDNGGGDQFAFVRTPPATKFSCGTMKQTVAPGSRHLLRPTCAARSAVTARTGTARRDQSLKPFFAISTWARTTGQAGERESFAA; encoded by the coding sequence ATGTGGCGAGAGCTCGCCTCAGAATTCCCCGATGCCGATATCGAACTGCAGGAACCCGCAACTCCCGACGCCCTGACCGCGATCGAGGAACAGCTCGGTCAGCCACTCCCCGCTCCTTTGCGTGAACTCCTGACGGAGACTGACGGGATCGAGGCCAATTATGGCACCGAGGTGATCTGGACCGCAGAAAAGATCCTGGAAGAAAACCTGTCATTTCGCGGCAACGAGCAGTTCCGCAACCTGTACATGCCGTTCGACGCGCTCATGTTCTTCGGTGACAACGGCGGCGGCGATCAGTTCGCCTTTGTGCGCACCCCACCCGCGACGAAATTTTCGTGTGGGACCATGAAACAGACAGTCGCACCTGGATCGCGCCATCTCTTGAGACCTACCTGCGCAGCACGCTCAGCAGTGACGGCGAGGACTGGTACCGCACGACGTGATCAGTCCCTGAAACCGTTTTTTGCGATCTCAACCTGGGCACGTACGACTGGTCAGGCGGGGGAGCGAGAATCGTTCGCGGCGTGA
- a CDS encoding TIGR02679 domain-containing protein, with translation MTSLPPPLPPSLRNYLSDPSLTALWDKARDRLERNRLSPTGTMQVHLAAEGAKRLGGLLGTRVEPGLRRVQLAALDAALRASSAQCGLVAVVAELTGRPLSDRQAAKDERETAWTAVWQGLDTELARSGLAEAVWIAGWISDLRGNGILTRAGAAAATTALRDAVRTMAVLNLAHMPSAGGPALQSARGWELGELAAHTTGDAHGLDEGRLAGTLTLKGIAAACALPGSESSAGRRLLWEQGVSAPIYYRALSSCGDWPARV, from the coding sequence ATGACTTCCCTGCCCCCTCCTCTGCCGCCTTCTCTGCGCAATTACCTCAGCGATCCCAGTCTCACGGCGCTGTGGGACAAGGCCAGAGACCGGCTCGAACGCAACCGTCTGTCCCCCACGGGCACCATGCAGGTCCATCTTGCCGCCGAGGGTGCCAAGCGGCTGGGCGGACTGCTGGGCACCCGTGTGGAACCAGGACTGCGCCGCGTCCAACTCGCGGCCCTCGACGCGGCGCTGCGGGCGTCGTCCGCCCAGTGCGGGCTTGTCGCTGTCGTCGCCGAACTCACCGGCCGTCCTCTGAGTGACCGGCAGGCGGCCAAGGACGAGCGGGAGACAGCGTGGACGGCGGTATGGCAGGGCCTCGATACCGAACTGGCCCGCAGCGGGCTGGCCGAGGCCGTGTGGATCGCCGGCTGGATCTCGGATCTGCGCGGCAACGGCATCCTGACCCGCGCGGGCGCAGCAGCCGCGACGACGGCGCTGCGGGACGCCGTGCGCACCATGGCCGTCCTGAACCTTGCGCACATGCCATCGGCCGGTGGTCCTGCTTTGCAGTCGGCGCGGGGGTGGGAACTGGGTGAACTCGCCGCGCACACCACTGGCGACGCGCATGGCCTCGACGAGGGGCGCCTCGCCGGCACACTGACCCTCAAAGGGATCGCTGCGGCGTGTGCCCTGCCCGGATCGGAATCATCGGCGGGCCGGAGGCTGCTGTGGGAACAGGGGGTGTCAGCGCCGATTTACTATCGGGCACTGTCATCGTGTGGAGACTGGCCCGCCCGGGTGTGA